The Treponema sp. Marseille-Q3903 genomic interval TATGAACGGTAAATACAAATTCAATATTCCTTATTCGCACTGGTGGAAGGTAAAAGACAATATTTTTAAGGCTTCCAGCTGGAGCCGTCCAACAGAAAAGGAGATTCAACAATGACCCAACCGTTTTTATATATCGACCCGGGAACGGGCAGCATGCTCTTTTCGATTCTTATCGGAGCGGCTGCAACTCTGTTCTTTTTGAGCAGAGCGGTACTTTTAAAATTCAAAGTGTTTTTATCAGGCAAAAAAAGCGGTATTGATACGACAGATGCTACGTTAAAAAAATATGTCGTTTATGTTGAAGGGAAACAGTACAGAAATATTTTTAAGCCGATTGCCGACGAATTTGAAAAACGGAAAATACCTTTGACTTATTACACTTCTGCAAAAGATGACGCAGTATTCGACGAGAAATATGAATTTGTAAAGCCTGAGTTTATCGGGGAAGGCAATGCGGCGTTTGCGCGCCTCAATATGATTTCTGCCGGAGTTGTTTTGATGACGACGCCTGGTCTGAACGTCTATCAGATGAAGAGAAGCCGAAACGTAAAGCATTATTCTCACGTCTTACATGCTGTAAGCGACGCGACGATGTACCGCCTGTTCGGAATCGATTTTTTTGATTCTGTGCTTTTGTCCGGCGACTATCAAAAAAAAGACATACGAGCGCTTGAAAAAAAACGCGCTATTAATGAAAAAGAGCTTGTAACTGTCGGATGTCCTTATTTGGACGTTCTCAAAGAGCGCATGGCGTCCATTCCACAAGAGGAAAATCACGTTTTCACTGTTCTCGTCTCACCGTCGTGGGGAAAAAGCGCGCTTCTTTTGCGCTACGGCGAAAAGCTT includes:
- a CDS encoding CDP-glycerol glycerophosphotransferase family protein, whose translation is MTQPFLYIDPGTGSMLFSILIGAAATLFFLSRAVLLKFKVFLSGKKSGIDTTDATLKKYVVYVEGKQYRNIFKPIADEFEKRKIPLTYYTSAKDDAVFDEKYEFVKPEFIGEGNAAFARLNMISAGVVLMTTPGLNVYQMKRSRNVKHYSHVLHAVSDATMYRLFGIDFFDSVLLSGDYQKKDIRALEKKRAINEKELVTVGCPYLDVLKERMASIPQEENHVFTVLVSPSWGKSALLLRYGEKLLDPLAATGWRIIVRPHPQSKKSESAMLEKLTEKYKNTANVEWDYERDNIYSMKKADIMISDFSGIIYDYAFLCDKPVMYVNADLDLRPYDAYDLEDNGKKIWQFETLKKIGVELKEEHFSDIKNVIMQAGDSAELAAARKAAKAEAWQNEGRAGEAIADFMIDTLRYDEPR